One genomic region from Streptomyces sp. Li-HN-5-11 encodes:
- a CDS encoding homoserine dehydrogenase, with translation MMRTRPLKVALLGCGVVGSEVARIMTTHAADLAARIGAPVELAGVAVRRPSKVREGIDPALITTDATALVKRGDIDVVVEVIGGIEPARTLITTAFAHGASVVSANKALLAQDGAALHAAAEENDKDLYYEAAVAGAIPLIRPLRESLAGDKVNRVLGIVNGTTNFILDKMDSTGAGYQEALDEATALGYAEADPTADVEGFDAAAKAAILAGIAFHTRVRLDDVYREGMTEVTSADFASAKEMGCTIKLLAICERAADGASVTARVHPAMIPLSHPLASVRGAYNAVFVESDAAGQLMFYGPGAGGSPTASAVLGDLVAVCRNRLSGSTGPGESAYAALPVSPMGDVVTRYHISLDVADKPGVLAQVATVFAEHGVSIDTVRQQGKDGEASLVVVTHRASDASLNGTVEALRSLDTVRGVASIMRVEGE, from the coding sequence ATGATGCGTACGCGTCCGCTGAAGGTGGCGCTGCTGGGCTGTGGGGTTGTCGGCTCAGAGGTGGCGCGCATCATGACGACGCACGCCGCCGACCTCGCCGCCCGCATCGGGGCCCCGGTGGAACTCGCCGGGGTCGCCGTACGACGGCCCTCCAAGGTGCGCGAGGGCATCGACCCGGCCCTCATCACCACCGATGCCACGGCCCTCGTCAAACGCGGCGACATCGACGTCGTGGTGGAGGTCATCGGCGGGATCGAGCCCGCCCGGACCCTCATCACCACCGCCTTCGCGCACGGTGCCTCCGTCGTCTCGGCCAACAAGGCGCTCCTCGCCCAGGACGGCGCCGCCCTGCACGCCGCCGCCGAGGAGAACGACAAGGACCTCTACTACGAGGCCGCCGTCGCCGGCGCCATCCCGCTGATCCGCCCGCTGCGCGAGTCCCTCGCCGGAGACAAGGTCAACCGGGTGCTCGGCATCGTCAACGGCACCACCAACTTCATCCTCGACAAGATGGACTCGACCGGGGCCGGCTACCAGGAGGCCCTCGACGAGGCCACCGCCCTCGGGTACGCGGAGGCCGATCCGACCGCCGACGTCGAGGGGTTCGACGCCGCCGCCAAGGCCGCCATCCTCGCCGGGATCGCCTTCCACACGCGCGTACGTCTCGACGACGTCTACCGCGAGGGCATGACCGAGGTCACCTCCGCCGACTTCGCCTCGGCGAAGGAGATGGGCTGCACCATCAAGCTGCTCGCCATCTGCGAGCGGGCTGCGGACGGCGCCTCCGTCACCGCGCGCGTGCACCCCGCGATGATCCCGCTCAGCCACCCGCTGGCGTCGGTGCGTGGGGCGTACAACGCGGTGTTCGTCGAGTCGGACGCCGCCGGGCAGTTGATGTTCTACGGGCCCGGCGCCGGCGGTTCCCCGACCGCCTCCGCCGTGCTCGGCGACCTGGTCGCCGTCTGCCGCAACCGGCTCAGCGGGTCCACCGGGCCCGGAGAGTCGGCGTACGCCGCCCTGCCGGTCTCGCCGATGGGTGACGTCGTCACGCGGTACCACATCAGTCTGGACGTCGCCGACAAACCGGGCGTCCTGGCCCAGGTCGCGACCGTGTTCGCCGAGCACGGCGTGTCCATCGACACTGTTCGCCAGCAGGGCAAGGACGGCGAGGCCTCCCTCGTCGTCGTCACCCACCGTGCGTCCGACGCCTCCCTGAACGGGACCGTCGAGGCGCTGCGCAGCCTCGACACCGTGCGGGGTGTCGCCAGCATCATGCGGGTTGAAGGAGAGTAA
- the thrC gene encoding threonine synthase produces MTHQWRGIIEEYRDRLPVSDSTPVVTLREGGTPLVPAQVLSERTGCEVHLKVEGANPTGSFKDRGMTMAISKAKEEGAKAVICASTGNTSASAAAYAVRAGMVSAVLVPQGKIALGKMGQALVHGAKILQVDGNFDDCLTLARSLSDNYPVALVNSVNPVRIEGQKTASFEIVDMLGDAPDIHVLPVGNAGNITAYWKGYKEYAADGVATRTPRMWGFQASGSAPIVRGEVVKDPSTIATAIRIGNPASWTYALAARDESGGAIDEVTDREILRAYRLLAAQEGVFVEPASAASVAGLLKAAEQGKVDPGQKIVCTVTGNGLKDPDWAVAGAPQPVTVPVDAATAAERLGLA; encoded by the coding sequence ATGACCCACCAGTGGCGCGGAATCATCGAGGAGTACCGGGACAGGCTGCCGGTGTCCGACAGCACGCCGGTCGTGACGCTCCGTGAGGGCGGGACGCCGCTCGTGCCCGCGCAGGTGCTCTCCGAGCGCACCGGCTGCGAGGTCCACCTCAAGGTCGAGGGCGCGAACCCGACCGGGTCCTTCAAGGACCGCGGCATGACCATGGCCATCAGCAAGGCGAAGGAGGAGGGGGCCAAGGCCGTCATCTGCGCCTCGACCGGCAACACCTCCGCCTCCGCCGCCGCGTACGCCGTGCGGGCCGGGATGGTCTCCGCCGTCCTCGTGCCGCAGGGCAAGATCGCCCTCGGCAAGATGGGGCAGGCGCTCGTGCACGGCGCGAAGATCCTCCAGGTGGACGGCAACTTCGACGACTGCCTCACCCTGGCCCGCTCGCTCAGTGACAACTACCCTGTCGCGCTGGTCAATTCGGTCAACCCGGTGCGTATCGAGGGGCAGAAGACGGCGTCCTTCGAGATCGTCGACATGCTGGGCGACGCGCCCGACATCCACGTCCTGCCGGTCGGCAACGCGGGCAACATCACCGCCTACTGGAAGGGCTACAAGGAGTACGCCGCCGACGGCGTCGCCACGAGGACGCCGCGCATGTGGGGTTTCCAGGCCTCCGGCAGTGCCCCGATCGTGCGCGGCGAGGTCGTCAAGGACCCGTCGACCATCGCCACCGCGATCCGGATCGGCAACCCGGCCTCCTGGACGTACGCGCTGGCCGCGCGGGACGAGTCCGGCGGTGCCATCGACGAGGTGACGGACCGTGAAATCCTGCGCGCCTACCGGCTGTTGGCCGCGCAGGAGGGCGTCTTCGTCGAGCCGGCGTCCGCCGCGTCCGTCGCCGGCCTGCTGAAGGCCGCTGAGCAGGGCAAGGTCGACCCGGGGCAGAAGATCGTGTGCACCGTGACTGGTAACGGCCTCAAGGACCCCGACTGGGCCGTCGCGGGCGCCCCGCAGCCGGTCACCGTACCGGTGGACGCGGCGACGGCCGCGGAGCGACTGGGCCTGGCCTGA
- a CDS encoding L-threonylcarbamoyladenylate synthase codes for MARRYDTNDATDRATGLREAASAVRRGELVVLPTDTVYGIGADAFSSEAVADLLAAKGRGRNMPTPVLIGSPNTLHGLVTDFSELAWELVDAFWPGALTLVARHQPSLQWDLGDTRGTVAVRMPLHPVAIELLTEVGPMAVSSANLTGHPAPETCDAAQEMLADSVSVYLDGGPTPGNVPSSIVDVTSEVPVLLREGALSPEELRKVVPDLEVAS; via the coding sequence ATGGCACGGCGATACGACACCAACGACGCGACCGACCGCGCGACGGGTCTGCGCGAGGCCGCGTCCGCCGTCCGCCGGGGCGAACTCGTGGTGCTGCCGACCGACACCGTGTACGGCATCGGCGCCGACGCGTTCTCCTCGGAGGCCGTGGCCGACCTGCTCGCCGCCAAGGGCCGGGGCCGCAACATGCCCACGCCCGTCCTCATCGGCTCCCCGAACACGCTGCACGGCCTGGTCACGGACTTCTCCGAGCTGGCCTGGGAGCTCGTCGACGCGTTCTGGCCGGGCGCGCTGACGCTGGTCGCCCGGCACCAGCCGTCCCTGCAGTGGGACCTCGGGGACACCCGTGGCACGGTTGCCGTGCGCATGCCGCTGCACCCGGTCGCCATCGAACTGCTCACCGAGGTCGGCCCGATGGCCGTCTCCTCCGCGAACCTCACCGGTCACCCCGCGCCCGAGACCTGCGACGCCGCGCAGGAGATGCTCGCGGACTCCGTCTCCGTCTACCTCGACGGCGGCCCGACCCCCGGCAACGTGCCGTCGTCGATCGTCGACGTCACCAGCGAGGTGCCCGTGCTGCTGCGCGAGGGCGCCCTGTCGCCGGAGGAGCTGCGCAAGGTCGTACCCGACCTCGAGGTGGCCAGTTGA
- the lysA gene encoding diaminopimelate decarboxylase, translating to MSRSAHPAGPRHADVLPEGHYAAPPADLNSLDPKVWAQTVARDEDGVATVGGITVTRLAEEFGTPAYVLDEADFRARARAWRTAFGHDADVFYAGKAFLSRAVVRWLDEEGLNLDVCSGTELATALSAGMPADRIAFHGNNKSTGEITRAVEAGVGRIVLDSFQEIVRVAHIAQSLGKRQRVQIRITVGVEAHTHEFIATAHEDQKFGIPLAGGQAAEAVRRALQLDGLELIGIHSHIGSQIFDMSGFEVAAHRVVGLLKYVRDEHGVELPEIDLGGGLGIAYTSDDDPREPHEIAKALTEIVSRECEAARLRTPRISVEPGRAIVGPTAFTLYEVGTIKPLDGLRTYVSVDGGMSDNIRTALYDAEYSVALVSRTSDAEPMLVRVVGKHCESGDIVVKDAFLPSDLAPGDLIAVPATGAYCRSMASNYNHALRPPVVAVAGGEARVIVRRETEEDLLRLDVG from the coding sequence ATGAGCCGTTCCGCACATCCCGCCGGGCCCCGTCACGCCGATGTCCTGCCCGAGGGGCACTACGCCGCTCCGCCCGCCGACCTCAACAGCCTCGACCCCAAGGTCTGGGCGCAGACCGTCGCGCGGGACGAGGACGGCGTCGCGACCGTGGGCGGGATCACCGTCACCCGGCTCGCCGAGGAGTTCGGCACCCCCGCCTACGTGCTCGACGAGGCCGACTTCCGGGCCCGGGCGCGGGCATGGCGCACCGCGTTCGGGCATGACGCCGACGTCTTCTACGCCGGGAAGGCGTTCCTGTCCCGGGCCGTCGTCAGGTGGCTCGACGAGGAGGGGCTCAACCTCGACGTCTGCTCCGGCACCGAGCTCGCCACCGCGCTGTCCGCGGGGATGCCTGCGGACCGTATCGCCTTCCACGGCAACAACAAGTCCACCGGGGAGATCACGAGGGCCGTCGAGGCCGGCGTCGGGCGGATCGTGCTCGACTCCTTCCAGGAGATCGTGCGGGTCGCGCACATCGCCCAGTCCCTCGGGAAGCGGCAGCGGGTCCAGATCCGGATCACCGTGGGCGTCGAGGCGCACACGCACGAGTTCATCGCCACCGCCCACGAGGACCAGAAGTTCGGTATCCCGCTCGCCGGGGGCCAGGCGGCGGAGGCCGTGCGGCGCGCGCTTCAGCTCGACGGGCTGGAGCTCATCGGTATCCATTCCCACATCGGGTCGCAGATCTTCGACATGTCCGGGTTCGAGGTCGCCGCGCACCGGGTCGTCGGGCTGCTGAAGTACGTCCGCGACGAGCACGGTGTCGAGCTGCCCGAGATCGACCTCGGCGGCGGCCTCGGTATCGCGTACACCAGCGACGACGACCCCCGCGAGCCGCACGAGATCGCCAAGGCGCTCACCGAGATCGTCTCCCGTGAGTGCGAGGCGGCCAGGCTCCGTACGCCGCGCATCTCCGTCGAGCCGGGGCGCGCCATCGTCGGGCCGACCGCCTTCACGCTGTACGAGGTCGGCACCATCAAGCCGCTCGACGGGCTGCGGACGTACGTCTCCGTCGACGGCGGCATGTCCGACAACATCCGCACCGCGCTCTACGACGCCGAGTACAGCGTCGCGCTCGTCTCCCGCACCTCCGACGCCGAGCCCATGCTCGTCCGCGTCGTCGGCAAGCACTGCGAGAGCGGGGACATCGTGGTGAAGGACGCCTTCCTGCCGTCCGACCTCGCCCCGGGCGATCTCATCGCCGTGCCCGCCACCGGCGCGTACTGCCGGTCCATGGCCAGCAACTACAACCACGCGCTGCGCCCGCCGGTCGTCGCCGTCGCCGGCGGTGAGGCGCGCGTCATCGTCCGCCGGGAGACGGAGGAGGACCTCCTCCGTCTCGACGTGGGGTGA
- the prfA gene encoding peptide chain release factor 1, which produces MFEAVEELVAEHADLEKKLADPSVHADQANARRLNKRYAELTPIVATYRSWKQTGDDIETARELAADDPDFAAEVKELDKQREELTEKLRFLLIPRDPSDDKDVILEIKAGAGGDESALFAGDLLRMYLRYAERVGWKTEIIDSTESELGGYKDVQVAVKTRGQTEPGQGVWARLKYEGGVHRVQRVPATESQGRIHTSAAGVLVTPEAEEVDVEINPGDLRIDVYRSSGPGGQSVNTTDSAVRITHLPTGVVASCQNEKSQLQNKEQAMRILRSRLLAMAQEEAEKEAADARRSQVRTVDRSEKIRTYNFPENRISDHRVGFKAYNLDQVLDGDLDAVIQACVDADSAAKLAAA; this is translated from the coding sequence ATGTTCGAGGCCGTCGAGGAACTCGTCGCCGAGCACGCCGACCTGGAGAAGAAGCTCGCCGATCCGTCGGTCCACGCCGACCAGGCCAACGCGCGCCGGCTGAACAAGCGTTACGCCGAGCTCACCCCGATCGTCGCCACGTACCGGTCCTGGAAGCAGACGGGCGACGACATCGAGACCGCGCGCGAACTGGCCGCCGACGACCCCGACTTCGCCGCCGAGGTCAAGGAGCTGGACAAGCAGCGCGAGGAACTCACCGAGAAGCTGCGCTTCCTGCTCATCCCGCGCGACCCCAGCGACGACAAGGACGTCATCCTGGAGATCAAGGCGGGCGCCGGCGGTGACGAGTCGGCGCTGTTCGCGGGCGACCTGCTGCGCATGTACCTGCGGTACGCCGAGCGCGTCGGCTGGAAGACGGAGATCATCGACTCCACCGAGTCCGAGCTCGGCGGCTACAAGGACGTCCAGGTCGCGGTGAAGACCCGCGGGCAGACCGAGCCCGGCCAGGGCGTGTGGGCGCGGCTGAAGTACGAGGGCGGGGTGCACCGAGTGCAGCGGGTCCCGGCCACCGAGTCCCAGGGCCGTATCCACACCTCGGCGGCGGGCGTGCTGGTCACTCCCGAGGCCGAGGAGGTGGACGTGGAGATCAACCCGGGCGACCTGCGCATCGACGTCTACCGGTCCTCCGGGCCGGGCGGCCAGTCCGTCAACACCACCGACTCCGCGGTGCGCATCACGCACCTGCCCACCGGAGTCGTCGCCTCCTGCCAGAACGAGAAGAGCCAGTTGCAGAACAAGGAGCAGGCGATGCGTATCCTGCGCTCCAGGCTGCTCGCCATGGCGCAGGAGGAGGCGGAGAAGGAGGCCGCGGACGCCCGCCGCAGCCAGGTCCGCACCGTCGACCGCTCCGAGAAGATCCGCACCTACAACTTCCCGGAGAACCGCATCTCGGACCACCGCGTCGGCTTCAAGGCGTACAACCTGGACCAGGTCCTGGACGGCGACCTCGACGCGGTGATCCAGGCGTGCGTCGACGCGGACTCGGCCGCCAAGCTCGCCGCCGCGTAG
- the thrB gene encoding homoserine kinase, whose product MAGPAFRAAAVRVRVPATSANLGPGFDALGLALGLYDDVVVRVADSGLHIDIAGEGSETLPRDEKHLLVRSLRTAFDALGGQPRGLEIVCANRIPHGRGLGSSSAAICAGIVAARAVTIGGEAKLDDTALLELATEIEGHPDNVAACLLGGFTLSWMEAGAARAIRMEPSDSIVPVVFVPGKPVLTETARGLLPRTVPHVDAAVNAGRAALLVEALTRRPELLLPATEDRLHQEYRAPAMPESAALVERLRADGIPAVISGAGPTVMALADQDSADKVEALAGPEWAANRLALDLQGACVLPLAAPSADPAVDRADTTVDPSLD is encoded by the coding sequence ATGGCCGGTCCAGCGTTCCGCGCCGCCGCCGTCCGGGTGCGCGTCCCCGCCACCAGCGCCAACCTCGGCCCGGGCTTCGACGCCCTCGGCCTCGCGCTGGGGCTGTACGACGACGTCGTCGTCCGGGTGGCCGACTCCGGACTGCACATCGACATCGCGGGCGAGGGCAGCGAGACGCTGCCACGCGACGAGAAGCACCTCCTCGTCCGTTCGCTGCGCACCGCCTTCGACGCCCTCGGCGGGCAGCCGCGCGGCCTGGAGATCGTCTGCGCGAACCGCATTCCGCACGGCCGCGGCCTCGGCTCCTCCTCCGCCGCCATCTGCGCCGGCATCGTCGCCGCCCGCGCCGTGACCATAGGCGGCGAGGCCAAGCTCGACGACACGGCGCTGCTCGAGCTGGCCACCGAGATCGAGGGCCACCCGGACAACGTGGCGGCCTGTCTGCTGGGCGGTTTCACCCTGTCCTGGATGGAGGCCGGAGCCGCCCGCGCGATCAGGATGGAGCCCTCGGATTCCATCGTTCCGGTGGTTTTCGTGCCCGGAAAACCGGTCCTGACCGAGACCGCCCGCGGCCTGCTCCCGCGCACCGTGCCGCACGTCGACGCCGCCGTCAACGCGGGCCGCGCCGCCCTGCTCGTGGAGGCCCTGACCCGGCGCCCCGAGCTGCTGCTGCCGGCCACCGAGGACCGCCTCCACCAGGAGTACCGTGCCCCGGCCATGCCGGAGAGCGCGGCGCTGGTGGAGCGGCTGCGGGCGGACGGAATCCCCGCGGTCATCTCCGGTGCCGGGCCCACGGTCATGGCGCTGGCCGACCAGGACTCCGCCGACAAGGTGGAAGCCCTGGCAGGCCCGGAATGGGCCGCCAACCGGCTCGCCCTCGACCTGCAGGGAGCCTGCGTGCTGCCGCTCGCGGCCCCCAGTGCCGACCCCGCTGTCGACCGTGCCGACACCACTGTCGACCCCAGTCTTGACTGA
- a CDS encoding LCP family protein yields MSAESTPGPGIPGETGTTSPRRSAKGRRRKPPTGRRRALTVTAWTAAGIVVLGGTGAGYLYFKLNNNLKTVDINQALGGDRPAKADNGSENILVLGSDSRSGSNKKLGGGTDDGSARSDTAMIVHVYEGHKKASVISIPRDTLVDRPQCTDTKGTTHPAAGAVMFNEAYSTGGAACTVKTVESLTGLRMDHYLEVDFSGFEKLIDELGGVQVTTTKSIHDPDSHLTLSAGTHTLNGQQALGLVRTRHGVGDGSDLGRIQLQQAFVKALVNQVKHIGLFTNPKKLYDLADTATNAVTADSDLGLVNSLMSFADGLKGISSSNMNMVTMPVQYDPTNPNRVVIVKSKAQLVWDALKNDRPIPASATKGTATGEAKGVVSSS; encoded by the coding sequence ATGTCTGCCGAGAGCACGCCGGGACCCGGCATACCGGGAGAGACCGGCACCACGAGCCCCCGCCGCAGTGCCAAGGGCCGCCGCCGCAAGCCCCCCACCGGGCGGCGCAGGGCCCTGACGGTCACGGCCTGGACCGCAGCGGGAATCGTCGTGCTCGGCGGTACGGGCGCCGGCTACCTGTACTTCAAGCTCAACAACAACCTCAAGACGGTCGACATCAACCAGGCCCTCGGCGGCGACCGGCCCGCCAAGGCCGACAACGGCTCCGAGAACATCCTCGTCCTCGGTTCCGACTCCCGCTCCGGCAGCAACAAGAAGCTCGGCGGCGGCACCGACGACGGCAGCGCCCGCTCCGACACGGCGATGATCGTGCACGTGTACGAGGGCCACAAGAAGGCCAGCGTGATCTCCATCCCGCGCGACACGCTCGTCGACCGCCCCCAGTGCACCGACACCAAGGGCACCACGCACCCGGCCGCCGGGGCCGTGATGTTCAACGAGGCCTACTCCACCGGCGGCGCCGCCTGCACGGTCAAGACCGTCGAGTCCCTGACCGGCCTGCGCATGGACCACTACCTCGAGGTCGACTTCAGCGGCTTCGAGAAGCTCATCGACGAGCTCGGCGGCGTCCAGGTCACCACCACCAAGAGCATCCACGACCCCGACAGCCACCTGACCCTCTCCGCGGGCACCCACACGCTCAACGGGCAGCAGGCCCTCGGCCTGGTCCGCACCCGGCACGGCGTGGGCGACGGCTCCGACCTCGGGCGTATCCAGCTCCAGCAGGCCTTCGTGAAGGCGCTGGTCAACCAGGTCAAGCACATCGGCCTGTTCACCAACCCCAAGAAGCTGTACGACCTCGCCGACACCGCGACCAACGCCGTCACCGCCGACTCCGACCTCGGCTTGGTGAACTCCCTGATGTCCTTCGCCGACGGCCTGAAGGGCATCAGCTCCTCGAACATGAACATGGTCACGATGCCGGTGCAGTACGACCCGACCAACCCCAACCGGGTCGTCATCGTGAAGTCCAAGGCCCAGCTGGTCTGGGACGCCCTGAAGAACGACCGTCCGATCCCGGCGAGCGCCACGAAGGGAACGGCCACGGGCGAGGCGAAGGGCGTCGTCAGCTCGTCGTAG
- the prmC gene encoding peptide chain release factor N(5)-glutamine methyltransferase: protein MLLAEVAQATQRLADAGVPSPRNDAEELAAFVHGVKRGQLHSVRDADFDARYWEVIARREQREPLQHITGRAYFRYLELQVGPGVFVPRPETESVVGWAIDAVRAMDVVEPCIVDLCTGSGAIALALAQEVPRSRVHAVELSEEALQWTRKNVAGSRVDLRQGDALTAFRDLDGQVDLVISNPPYIPLTEWEYVAPEARDYDPEMALFSGEDGLDLIRGIERTAHRLLRPGGVVVIEHADTQGGQVPWIFTEERGWADAADHPDLNNRPRFATARKALP from the coding sequence GTGCTGCTCGCGGAGGTGGCCCAGGCCACCCAGCGGCTGGCCGACGCCGGCGTGCCCTCGCCGCGCAACGACGCGGAGGAGCTCGCCGCGTTCGTGCACGGCGTCAAGCGGGGCCAGCTGCACTCGGTGCGGGACGCCGACTTCGACGCCCGGTACTGGGAGGTCATCGCCCGCCGCGAGCAGCGCGAGCCGCTGCAGCACATCACCGGGCGGGCCTACTTCCGCTACCTGGAGCTCCAGGTCGGCCCCGGTGTCTTCGTACCGCGTCCCGAGACCGAGTCGGTCGTCGGCTGGGCCATAGACGCCGTACGCGCCATGGACGTCGTCGAGCCGTGCATCGTCGACCTGTGCACCGGCTCGGGCGCCATCGCGCTCGCCCTCGCCCAGGAGGTGCCGCGCTCCCGCGTGCACGCCGTGGAACTGAGCGAGGAAGCGCTCCAGTGGACCCGCAAGAACGTGGCGGGCTCCAGGGTCGACCTGCGCCAGGGCGACGCCCTGACCGCGTTCCGCGACCTCGACGGCCAGGTCGACCTCGTCATCTCCAACCCGCCGTACATCCCGCTCACCGAATGGGAGTACGTCGCCCCCGAGGCCCGCGACTACGACCCGGAGATGGCGTTGTTCTCCGGAGAGGACGGCCTCGACCTGATCCGCGGCATCGAGCGCACCGCGCACCGGCTGCTGCGCCCGGGCGGTGTCGTCGTGATCGAGCACGCCGACACCCAGGGCGGACAGGTGCCGTGGATCTTCACCGAGGAACGGGGCTGGGCCGACGCCGCCGACCACCCCGACCTGAACAACCGGCCGCGGTTCGCCACCGCACGCAAGGCGCTGCCGTGA
- the rho gene encoding transcription termination factor Rho produces the protein MSDTTDLMGARVEETAAAPATDSSAPATGAGSRRRRGTGLEGMVLAELQQVASGLGIRGTARMRKSQLIEVIKEAQAGGGAAAPAKADGATDAKPKRRATSRTRTGDEAAAEKKAAEAPAEKAVAQQQIEIPGQPAGGTARGSEGERGGDDAPVERRRRRATAEAGAPASSAETVAAEAKSEPKAETPAQQQGQQAQQGQGDAGDGGEGRRRDRRERGGRDRDRRGKGDDQQQGQGGQRQQQNQQQGGGRQDRNNGPQDDDDFEGGRRGRRGRYRDRRGRRGRDEIGSEPQIAEDDVLIPVAGILDILDNYAFIRTSGYLPGPNDVYVSLAQVRKNGLRKGDHVTGAVRQPKEGERREKFNALVRLDSVNGMAPEHGRGRPEFNKLTPLYPQDRLRLETDPGVLTTRIIDLVSPIGKGQRGLIVAPPKTGKTMIMQAIANAITHNNPECHLMVVLVDERPEEVTDMQRSVKGEVISSTFDRPAEDHTTVAELAIERAKRLVELGHDVVVLLDSITRLGRAYNLAAPASGRILSGGVDSTALYPPKRFFGAARNIEDGGSLTILATALVDTGSRMDEVIFEEFKGTGNMELKLDRKLADKRIFPAVDVDASGTRKEEILLGNEELSIVWKLRRVLHALDQQQAIELLLDKMKQTKSNVEFLMQIQKTTPTPGNGD, from the coding sequence GTGAGCGACACCACCGATCTGATGGGCGCACGTGTCGAGGAGACCGCTGCCGCGCCCGCCACGGACTCCTCCGCGCCTGCCACCGGTGCCGGCTCCCGGCGGCGCCGTGGTACCGGCCTCGAGGGCATGGTGCTGGCCGAGCTGCAGCAGGTCGCATCCGGCCTCGGCATCAGGGGCACCGCGCGGATGCGCAAGAGCCAGCTGATCGAGGTCATCAAGGAGGCGCAGGCCGGTGGGGGCGCCGCCGCCCCCGCGAAGGCCGACGGCGCCACCGACGCCAAGCCGAAGCGCCGCGCCACCTCCCGGACCCGTACGGGCGACGAGGCCGCCGCGGAGAAGAAGGCGGCCGAGGCCCCCGCGGAGAAGGCCGTGGCCCAGCAGCAGATCGAGATCCCAGGCCAGCCGGCTGGGGGCACCGCCCGCGGGAGCGAAGGCGAGCGTGGGGGAGATGATGCTCCCGTCGAGCGCCGCAGGCGCCGGGCCACCGCCGAGGCCGGCGCCCCGGCGAGCAGCGCCGAGACCGTCGCCGCCGAGGCGAAGAGCGAGCCCAAGGCCGAGACGCCCGCCCAGCAGCAGGGCCAGCAGGCGCAGCAGGGCCAGGGCGACGCCGGTGACGGCGGCGAGGGCCGCCGCCGCGACCGCCGCGAGCGTGGCGGCCGGGACCGCGACCGCCGCGGCAAGGGCGACGACCAGCAGCAGGGCCAGGGCGGCCAGCGCCAGCAGCAGAACCAGCAGCAGGGCGGCGGACGCCAGGACCGCAACAACGGTCCGCAGGACGACGACGACTTCGAGGGCGGCCGCCGTGGCCGTCGCGGCCGCTACCGCGACCGCCGTGGCCGCCGTGGCCGCGACGAGATCGGCTCCGAGCCGCAGATCGCCGAGGACGACGTCCTGATCCCGGTCGCGGGCATCCTGGACATCCTCGACAACTACGCCTTCATCCGCACGTCCGGCTACCTGCCCGGCCCGAACGACGTGTACGTCTCCCTCGCCCAGGTCCGCAAGAACGGCCTGCGCAAGGGCGACCACGTCACCGGTGCCGTGCGCCAGCCGAAGGAAGGCGAGCGCCGCGAGAAGTTCAACGCGCTGGTGCGTCTGGACTCCGTCAACGGCATGGCGCCCGAACACGGCCGCGGCCGCCCGGAGTTCAACAAGCTGACCCCGCTCTACCCGCAGGACCGCCTCCGCCTGGAGACGGACCCGGGCGTGCTGACCACCCGCATCATCGACCTGGTCTCGCCGATCGGTAAGGGCCAGCGCGGTCTGATCGTGGCCCCGCCGAAGACCGGCAAGACCATGATCATGCAGGCGATCGCCAACGCGATCACGCACAACAACCCCGAGTGCCACCTGATGGTCGTCCTCGTCGACGAGCGTCCGGAAGAGGTCACCGACATGCAGCGGTCGGTCAAGGGCGAGGTCATCTCCTCGACCTTCGACCGCCCCGCCGAGGACCACACCACGGTCGCCGAGCTCGCCATCGAGCGGGCGAAGCGCCTGGTGGAGCTGGGTCACGACGTGGTCGTCCTGCTCGACTCGATCACGCGTCTTGGCCGTGCGTACAACCTCGCCGCCCCGGCCTCCGGCCGCATCCTGTCCGGTGGTGTCGACTCGACCGCCCTGTACCCGCCGAAGCGCTTCTTCGGTGCGGCCCGCAACATCGAGGACGGCGGCTCGCTGACCATCCTCGCCACCGCCCTGGTGGACACCGGGTCCCGCATGGACGAGGTGATCTTCGAGGAGTTCAAGGGCACCGGCAACATGGAGCTCAAGCTCGACCGGAAGCTCGCCGACAAGCGCATCTTCCCGGCGGTGGACGTGGACGCGTCCGGCACCCGTAAGGAAGAGATCCTGCTCGGCAACGAGGAGCTGTCCATCGTCTGGAAGCTGCGGCGGGTGCTGCACGCGCTCGACCAGCAGCAGGCGATCGAGCTGCTCCTCGACAAGATGAAGCAGACGAAGTCGAACGTCGAGTTCCTGATGCAGATCCAGAAGACGACCCCCACGCCGGGCAACGGCGACTGA
- the rpmE gene encoding 50S ribosomal protein L31, which produces MKRDIHPAYVETQVSCTCGASFTTRSTIESGTIRADVCSECHPFYTGKQKILDTGGRVARFEARFGKAAAGSKK; this is translated from the coding sequence TTGAAGCGCGACATCCACCCCGCGTACGTCGAGACGCAGGTCAGCTGCACCTGCGGCGCGTCGTTCACCACCCGCAGCACCATCGAGTCCGGCACCATCCGGGCCGACGTCTGCTCCGAGTGCCACCCGTTCTACACGGGCAAGCAGAAGATCCTCGACACCGGTGGCCGTGTGGCCCGCTTCGAGGCCCGCTTCGGCAAGGCTGCCGCCGGCTCCAAGAAGTAG